One Leclercia pneumoniae genomic region harbors:
- a CDS encoding pirin family protein, producing MITTRTAKQCGQADFGWLQARYTFSFGHYFDPKLLGYASLRVLNQEVLAPGASFQPRTYPKVDILNVILEGEAEYRDSEGNHVQAKAGEALLIATQPGTSYSEHNLSKDKTLTRLQLWLDACPERENAPVQKMVLQDGKQQLLASPDGSQGSLQLRQQIWLHHIELKKGEELSFQLHGPRAYLQSIHGTVHAVTHAQGKEALTCGDGAFIRDEANITLVADTPLRALLIDLPV from the coding sequence ATGATTACTACAAGAACTGCAAAGCAGTGTGGACAAGCCGACTTCGGTTGGTTGCAGGCCCGCTATACCTTTTCCTTTGGACACTACTTTGACCCGAAACTGTTGGGCTACGCCTCACTGCGCGTGCTGAATCAGGAAGTGCTTGCACCAGGCGCCTCCTTCCAGCCGCGTACCTATCCTAAAGTGGATATCCTTAATGTGATTCTGGAAGGCGAAGCCGAGTACCGCGACAGCGAAGGCAATCATGTCCAGGCGAAGGCCGGTGAAGCGCTGTTGATTGCCACCCAACCAGGCACAAGTTATAGCGAGCATAATCTCAGCAAAGACAAAACGCTGACCCGCCTGCAGCTGTGGCTGGACGCATGCCCGGAGCGTGAAAATGCACCGGTTCAGAAGATGGTATTGCAGGACGGTAAGCAGCAGCTGCTCGCTTCGCCGGACGGCAGCCAGGGTAGCCTGCAACTGCGCCAGCAGATTTGGCTGCATCATATTGAGCTGAAGAAAGGCGAGGAGCTTAGCTTCCAGCTGCATGGCCCGCGCGCCTATCTGCAGTCGATTCACGGCACGGTACATGCCGTCACGCATGCGCAAGGGAAAGAAGCGCTGACCTGTGGTGACGGGGCGTTTATTCGTGATGAAGCGAATATTACCCTGGTCGCGGATACACCGCTGCGCGCATTGCTGATTGATTTGCCTGTGTGA